In a genomic window of uncultured Sphaerochaeta sp.:
- a CDS encoding MerR family DNA-binding transcriptional regulator, with protein sequence MQRHCTYSVSEVAATVGVHPNTVRLYEELSFISKPKRKSNGYRVYTDLHVGQLKFARLALRAEILQHGLRKQALACIKLSATKQFEEAIEASLRYEKLIESELSRARAAIPAVQSLLERDGNPDDRVLTRKATATYLGVTIDTLRNWELNGLLKV encoded by the coding sequence ATGCAGAGGCACTGCACCTATTCGGTAAGCGAAGTGGCGGCCACGGTAGGGGTTCATCCCAATACCGTGCGTCTGTATGAAGAGCTGTCGTTCATCTCCAAGCCGAAACGGAAATCGAATGGGTATCGGGTGTATACCGACCTGCACGTGGGCCAACTGAAATTTGCACGCCTTGCCTTGCGGGCGGAGATACTGCAGCACGGGCTGAGGAAGCAGGCGCTTGCTTGCATCAAGTTATCCGCAACAAAACAGTTTGAAGAGGCAATTGAAGCAAGCCTACGCTATGAAAAGCTAATCGAGAGTGAATTGTCCCGCGCCCGTGCAGCCATCCCTGCTGTGCAATCCCTTCTGGAAAGGGATGGGAACCCTGATGATCGTGTACTTACCCGAAAAGCAACAGCCACGTACTTGGGAGTCACCATCGATACCCTCCGCAATTGGGAACTCAATGGCCTGCTCAAAGTCTAG
- a CDS encoding alanine--tRNA ligase: MKKQLTANELRQKFIDFFVSKDHVQISGASLIPENDPTVLFTTAGMHPLVPYILGSDHPSGKRLTDYQKCIRTGDIEAVGDPHHLTFFEMLGNWSLGDYFKKEAIAYSFEFLTEVLGLDISQLSVTVFAGDDLVPRDEEAASAWESYGIPRERIYFLPREDNWWGPAGETGPCGPDSEMFIDTGRPSCGPDCRPGCKCGKYFEIWNDVFMGYKKNADGTYSEMDRKCVDTGMGIERTIAILQGKKSVYETEVFTSIIAGIERLSSKEYGKDEEIDISIRILADHVRTSVFILGDQRGVAPSNVGQGYILRRLIRRAVRHGHKLGIEGSFLGELALVVLDLYGKPYPELLENKEFILKELAQEEAKFSETLAKGEREFEKMLPNLLKGNSRQISGRTAFKLYDTYGYPIELTRELAGEHGFTVDEQGFKEAFEKHQEISRSGAEQQFKGGLADHSEKTTALHTATHMLHKALRTVLGEHVGQKGSNITVDRLRFDFTHPSPMSAEEIQKVEDMVNEQIARNLEVTCETMTLEEAREQGAIAFFDSKYGEQVKVYSVGDYSKEVCGGPHVQNTSEMGHFKILKEQSSSAGVRRIKAILEK; this comes from the coding sequence CACCACTGCCGGCATGCACCCTTTGGTGCCGTATATCCTTGGCAGTGACCACCCATCCGGCAAGCGCCTGACCGACTACCAGAAGTGTATCCGCACCGGAGACATTGAGGCGGTGGGCGATCCGCACCATCTCACCTTTTTTGAGATGCTCGGCAACTGGTCCTTGGGCGACTACTTCAAGAAAGAGGCGATCGCCTACAGCTTTGAATTCCTCACCGAAGTGCTCGGACTGGACATCAGCCAGCTTTCCGTGACGGTTTTTGCAGGTGACGACCTGGTACCGCGTGATGAGGAAGCAGCCTCGGCATGGGAGAGCTACGGCATCCCGCGCGAGCGCATCTATTTCCTCCCCCGTGAGGACAACTGGTGGGGCCCTGCCGGGGAGACCGGTCCCTGTGGTCCGGACAGTGAGATGTTCATCGATACCGGGCGCCCCTCCTGCGGTCCTGATTGCCGACCGGGATGCAAATGCGGCAAGTATTTTGAGATCTGGAACGATGTGTTCATGGGCTACAAGAAAAATGCCGATGGAACGTACTCGGAAATGGATCGCAAGTGTGTCGACACCGGCATGGGCATCGAACGCACCATCGCCATCTTGCAGGGCAAGAAGTCGGTGTACGAGACAGAGGTCTTCACCTCCATCATTGCCGGGATCGAACGCCTCTCCTCCAAAGAGTACGGCAAGGATGAGGAGATTGATATCTCCATCCGTATCCTCGCCGACCATGTACGGACCAGCGTGTTCATTCTGGGTGACCAGAGAGGCGTAGCTCCCTCCAATGTCGGACAGGGATACATCCTGCGCCGCCTGATCAGGCGTGCGGTTCGCCACGGTCATAAGCTTGGCATCGAGGGTTCGTTCCTGGGTGAGCTCGCCCTGGTGGTGCTCGACCTGTACGGGAAACCCTACCCGGAGCTTCTGGAAAACAAGGAGTTCATCCTCAAGGAGCTGGCCCAGGAAGAGGCGAAGTTCAGCGAAACCCTTGCAAAGGGTGAGCGTGAGTTCGAGAAGATGCTTCCCAACCTCCTGAAGGGCAACAGCAGGCAGATCAGCGGCAGGACCGCTTTCAAGCTGTATGATACCTATGGCTATCCCATCGAGTTGACCCGCGAGCTTGCCGGTGAGCATGGCTTTACCGTGGATGAGCAGGGATTCAAGGAAGCGTTTGAGAAGCACCAGGAGATCAGCCGCAGTGGGGCTGAGCAGCAGTTCAAGGGCGGCCTTGCCGATCACAGCGAGAAGACGACCGCACTGCATACCGCAACCCATATGCTGCACAAGGCGCTTCGCACCGTTCTGGGTGAGCATGTCGGCCAGAAGGGTTCGAACATCACGGTCGACCGCCTTCGCTTTGACTTCACCCACCCTTCGCCGATGAGCGCTGAGGAGATCCAGAAGGTTGAGGACATGGTCAACGAGCAGATTGCGCGCAATCTTGAGGTGACGTGCGAAACCATGACCCTTGAAGAGGCCAGGGAGCAGGGTGCGATAGCCTTCTTTGACAGCAAGTACGGAGAGCAGGTCAAGGTGTACTCGGTCGGCGACTACTCCAAGGAAGTCTGTGGGGGACCCCATGTGCAGAATACCTCTGAGATGGGTCATTTCAAGATTCTCAAGGAGCAATCCTCCTCTGCCGGGGTAAGGCGCATCAAGGCCATCCTGGAGAAATAA